A part of Ictalurus furcatus strain D&B chromosome 8, Billie_1.0, whole genome shotgun sequence genomic DNA contains:
- the aldob gene encoding fructose-bisphosphate aldolase B, producing the protein MTHQYPSLSPEQKKELATIAQRIVAPGKGILAADESTGTMANRLQKINVENTEENRRFFRDLLFSVDPAISQSIGGVIFFHETLYQKSDKGVLFPKVVKDKGIVVGIKVDKGTAGLNGTDGETTTQGLDGLGERCAQYKKDGCDFAKWRCVLKISDGCPSALAIAENANVLARYASICQQNGLVPIVEPEILPDGNHDLQRCQYATEKVLAAVYKALSDHHVYLEGTLLKPNMVTAGHSCPKKYTPQEVAMATVSALRRTVPAAVPGICFLSGGQSEEEASLNLSAINQTPLHKPWKLTFSYGRALQASALAAWKGKTENRKAAQEAFCTRAKINSLASKGEYKPTGQADQAATQSLHTASYIY; encoded by the exons aTGACCCACCAGTACCCGTCCCTTTCTCCAGAGCAGAAGAAGGAGCTGGCCACTATCGCCCAACGTATTGTGGCTCCTGGAAAGGGTATCCTGGCTGCAGATGAGTCCACAG GCACCATGGCAAATCGTCTGCAGAAGATCAACGTGGAGAACACAGAGGAGAACCGCCGCTTCTTCCGAGACCTCCTGTTCTCCGTTGATCCCGCCATTTCTCAGAGTATAGGAGGAGTCATTTTCTTCCACGAGACACTGTATCAGAAATCAGACAAGGGTGTCCTTTTCCCCAAGGTCGTCAAGGATAAGGGAATTGTGGTTGGCATTAAG GTTGACAAAGGCACAGCAGGGCTGAATGGAACAGATGGCGAGACAACCACACAGG GGCTGGATGGCTTGGGTGAACGCTGTGCTCAGTATAAGAAGGATGGGTGTGATTTTGCTAAGTGGCGCTGTGTGCTGAAGATCTCTGACGGCTGCCCTTCGGCTCTTGCTATTGCTGAAAACGCCAACGTACTAGCCAGATACGCTAGCATCTGCCAACAG aaTGGCTTGGTGCCTATCGTCGAGCCTGAGATTCTCCCAGATGGCAATCATGACCTCCAGCGCTGCCAGTACGCCACAGAGAAG gtCCTGGCTGCAGTCTACAAGGCGCTGTCTGACCACCATGTGTATCTGGAGGGTACTCTGCTCAAACCTAACATGGTCACGGCTGGACACTCCTGCCCCAAGAAGTACACCCCGCAGgaggttgccatggcaacagtcAGTGCCCTCAGACGCACTGTACCCGCCGCTGTTCCAG gCATCTGCTTCCTGTCAGGAGGTCAGAGTGAGGAGGAAGCTTCACTCAATCTCAGTGCCATCAACCAGACTCCACTGCACAAGCCCTGGAAGCTGACTTTCTCCTACGGACGCGCTCTCCAGGCCTCAGCGCTCGCCGCGTGGAAGGGTAAAACAGAAAACCGGAAGGCTGCACAGGAGGCTTTCTGCACTCGTGCTAAG aTTAACAGTCTGGCATCTAAAGGCGAGTACAAACCGACAGGCCAGGCTGACCAGGCTGCAACGCAGTCCCTCCACACTGCCAGCTACATCTACTAG